Proteins from one Flavobacterium sp. N2038 genomic window:
- a CDS encoding RDD family protein, with protein sequence MSELSINTTQNVKINFIAASVGERLGAYFIDLLIKGSYIFVVSMLFFYWLHLDKLMDGLDSWSRGSVLLMLYFPAIIYSITLESIFEGQSFGKKLVKIKVVKIDGYQAGFGDYLIRWFFRIIDFSSLYGLVALITVVSSKKGQRLGDIAAGTAVITLKNKINISHTILEDIGNSYVPTYPLVIKLSDNDMRIIKETFKKADAKNDHEIIYKLVAKIESVTGIKNQSGNNSDFIRVILKDYNYYTQNM encoded by the coding sequence ATGTCAGAATTATCTATTAATACAACACAAAATGTCAAAATAAATTTCATAGCGGCCTCTGTGGGGGAACGATTGGGGGCTTATTTTATTGATTTGCTGATTAAAGGATCCTATATTTTTGTGGTTTCAATGCTGTTTTTTTACTGGCTTCATCTGGATAAATTAATGGACGGTTTAGATTCATGGTCCAGAGGTTCTGTTTTGTTAATGCTTTATTTTCCTGCAATAATCTATTCAATTACATTGGAAAGTATTTTTGAAGGACAGTCGTTTGGAAAAAAACTGGTAAAAATAAAAGTGGTTAAAATTGATGGGTATCAAGCCGGATTTGGGGATTATTTAATTCGCTGGTTTTTCAGAATAATTGATTTTTCATCTTTGTATGGTCTGGTCGCTCTTATTACCGTTGTGTCAAGTAAAAAAGGACAACGTCTTGGAGATATAGCTGCCGGAACTGCAGTAATTACCTTAAAAAACAAAATTAATATAAGTCATACTATTCTGGAAGATATAGGAAATTCGTACGTTCCAACGTATCCATTGGTCATTAAATTATCTGACAATGATATGCGAATTATCAAAGAAACTTTCAAAAAAGCAGATGCTAAAAATGACCATGAAATCATCTACAAATTAGTTGCTAAAATTGAAAGTGTTACCGGGATTAAAAACCAGTCCGGAAATAATAGCGATTTTATAAGAGTGATTTTGAAAGACTACAATTATTATACTCAGAATATGTAA
- a CDS encoding trimeric intracellular cation channel family protein → MFDLLDIIGTMAFAMSGALTAMHKKLDPFGVFIIAFVTAVGGGTLRDVLIGRTPVVWMQDLKYVYVIILGFFLTILFRKRLDKLRTSLFLFDTIGLGVFTLIGLEKGIITGLHPVICIALGTMTACFGGVLRDILCNEIPTIFRREIYATICIFGGIVFFGLKKLNLENDILYLLTSVVIITVRLLAVKFKWYLPAFDHK, encoded by the coding sequence ATGTTTGATTTACTTGATATAATCGGAACAATGGCATTTGCCATGTCAGGAGCTTTAACAGCAATGCACAAAAAATTAGATCCTTTCGGGGTTTTTATAATTGCGTTTGTGACAGCCGTTGGAGGAGGAACATTGCGCGATGTCCTTATTGGTCGAACTCCGGTAGTCTGGATGCAGGATTTAAAATATGTTTACGTAATTATTTTAGGTTTTTTCCTGACGATTCTTTTTAGAAAAAGGCTGGACAAGCTTAGGACTTCTTTGTTTTTGTTTGATACAATCGGACTTGGTGTTTTTACATTAATCGGACTTGAGAAAGGAATTATAACAGGTTTACACCCTGTGATATGTATAGCACTGGGAACCATGACAGCTTGTTTTGGAGGAGTGCTTCGTGATATTTTATGCAATGAAATTCCAACTATTTTTAGAAGAGAAATCTACGCAACGATTTGTATTTTTGGCGGAATTGTGTTTTTTGGTTTAAAAAAGCTAAATTTAGAAAATGATATTCTTTATCTTTTAACCTCTGTTGTCATAATTACAGTACGTTTATTAGCCGTAAAATTCAAATGGTATCTGCCGGCTTTTGATCATAAATAA
- a CDS encoding DegT/DnrJ/EryC1/StrS family aminotransferase produces the protein MIPFLDLKKINEPYETAFREKLKEVLENGWYILGKELQTFEKAFAEYCQTKYCIGVGNGFDALVLIFKAYIELGKLKKGDEVIVPANTYIASILAILQADLVPVLVEPKLETYNINPDLIQQKITSKTKAILAVHLYGQLAEMDKINSIAEKYNLVVVEDCAQAHGAKGNFKFQSRNLGVNSKFQLEERIKSKTYNLKSAIAYSFYPGKNLGCLGDGGAITTNDEELAKVLYSLRNYGSEKKYYNDYIGVNSRLDELQAAFLNLKLPSLNADNEKRRTIAKRYLTAIKNDKIILPFWDLSHNHVFHLFVIRTENRDDLQDYLARNTIQTVIHYPVPPHKQKAFGEWNNLSFPITEKIHNEVLSLPMSPVLTETEVDFIIEILNKY, from the coding sequence ATGATACCGTTTCTGGATCTGAAAAAAATAAACGAACCGTATGAAACTGCTTTTCGGGAAAAACTGAAAGAAGTTTTAGAAAACGGCTGGTATATTTTAGGAAAAGAATTGCAAACTTTTGAAAAGGCTTTTGCCGAATATTGCCAGACGAAGTATTGTATTGGAGTTGGAAACGGATTTGATGCTTTGGTTTTAATTTTTAAAGCATATATTGAGCTCGGAAAACTAAAAAAAGGCGATGAGGTCATTGTACCTGCCAACACTTATATTGCAAGTATTCTGGCGATTTTACAAGCCGATTTAGTTCCGGTTCTGGTTGAGCCAAAGCTGGAAACCTACAATATAAATCCGGATTTAATTCAGCAGAAAATCACTTCAAAAACAAAAGCTATTTTAGCAGTTCATCTCTACGGACAATTAGCTGAAATGGATAAAATAAATTCAATTGCAGAAAAATATAATTTAGTTGTAGTTGAAGATTGTGCGCAAGCGCATGGTGCAAAAGGAAATTTTAAATTCCAATCCCGAAACCTTGGGGTAAATTCCAAATTCCAATTAGAAGAAAGGATAAAATCTAAAACCTACAATCTAAAATCAGCAATTGCATACAGTTTTTATCCGGGAAAAAATCTGGGCTGTCTGGGCGATGGCGGAGCCATTACAACAAACGATGAGGAGCTGGCAAAAGTGCTTTATTCACTTCGGAATTATGGCTCAGAAAAGAAATATTATAATGATTATATTGGCGTAAATTCAAGACTGGATGAGTTACAAGCTGCTTTTTTAAATTTAAAATTGCCCAGTTTAAATGCAGATAATGAAAAGCGCAGAACAATTGCAAAAAGATATTTAACTGCAATTAAAAACGATAAAATAATACTGCCATTTTGGGATTTATCTCATAATCATGTTTTTCATTTATTTGTTATCAGAACCGAAAATCGGGATGATTTACAAGATTATTTAGCTCGGAATACTATTCAGACCGTTATTCATTATCCAGTTCCGCCACATAAACAAAAGGCTTTTGGAGAATGGAATAACTTGTCATTTCCTATAACAGAGAAAATTCATAACGAAGTTTTAAGTTTGCCAATGAGTCCGGTTTTAACAGAAACCGAAGTAGATTTTATTATCGAAATTTTAAATAAGTACTAG
- a CDS encoding GNAT family N-acetyltransferase: MAKFSVKKYDTSDYELWNNFVHQAKNATFLFHRDFMEYHSDRFEDYSLLVFEEEKLRAILPANKTGNSIYSHQGLTYGGLVYLPKLRAEKVESILDEILFFLKENGIENFYYKPIPGFYFPAGNKEMDFFLFKREAQPERKEMNLAINLKLPLKISKSKMKHFRRIENLDLDIVEEEDFEPFWESVLEPRLLEKFNAKPVHTKEEMTLLKQKFPDKIRQYSVYQNDQIIAGITIFETQNVVKSQYGATSEKGEEVRALDFLFINLIHKYKRKGKHFFDMGIVNEENKSGYHTGLLQQKEELGCSVYNQDFYKIALK; encoded by the coding sequence GTGGCTAAATTTTCAGTAAAAAAATACGATACAAGCGATTACGAATTATGGAATAATTTTGTCCATCAGGCAAAGAATGCGACATTTTTATTTCATCGTGATTTTATGGAATACCATAGCGATCGCTTTGAGGATTATTCTCTTTTAGTTTTTGAAGAAGAAAAATTACGGGCAATTCTTCCTGCCAATAAAACTGGAAATTCGATCTATTCGCATCAGGGACTTACTTATGGGGGACTGGTTTATTTGCCAAAATTAAGAGCAGAGAAAGTCGAATCTATTCTCGATGAAATCCTGTTTTTTCTCAAAGAAAATGGTATAGAAAACTTCTACTATAAACCCATTCCGGGGTTTTATTTTCCAGCGGGAAATAAAGAAATGGACTTTTTTTTATTTAAAAGAGAAGCACAGCCTGAAAGAAAAGAAATGAATCTGGCGATCAACTTAAAATTGCCATTGAAGATTTCAAAAAGCAAAATGAAACATTTCAGAAGAATCGAAAATCTTGATTTAGATATCGTTGAAGAAGAAGATTTTGAGCCTTTTTGGGAATCGGTTCTGGAGCCCAGATTGTTAGAGAAATTTAATGCGAAACCAGTTCATACCAAAGAAGAAATGACACTTTTAAAGCAAAAGTTTCCCGATAAAATAAGACAATATTCTGTTTATCAAAATGATCAGATTATCGCCGGAATTACCATCTTTGAAACGCAAAACGTTGTAAAGTCGCAATACGGAGCTACTTCTGAAAAAGGAGAAGAAGTAAGAGCACTTGATTTTTTATTTATTAATCTGATTCATAAATACAAAAGAAAAGGAAAGCATTTTTTTGATATGGGAATTGTAAATGAAGAAAATAAAAGCGGATATCATACCGGACTTTTGCAACAAAAAGAAGAATTGGGCTGTTCTGTTTACAATCAGGATTTCTACAAAATTGCTTTAAAATGA
- a CDS encoding DUF58 domain-containing protein has protein sequence MKFIKSLYLNNFFFYLLLGIIALFVCAFIFPNIYNAVWFGVLTLITFLGLDILLLYITKNGFEAERITPEKLSNGDLNPITLYLKNQYTFPVSIKIIDEIPFQFQVRDFKIIKKLKASSQKEISYELRPTERGEYNFGSLNIYVSSPLRLISRRFSFDKNKMVPAYPSYIQLRKYDLLAFSNNLFQYGIKKIRRIGHTMEFEQIKEYVQGDDLRTLNWKATAKKNALMVNQFQDEKSQSVYMAIDKGRVMQMPFDGLSLLDYAINSTLVLSNVILKKQDKAGLFSFSKKVENRVFAEKRGSQMQKILETLYNIKTDFFESDYSRLYVDIKKNINQRSLIILYTNFETMDGLNRQLPYLKGIARSHLLVVVFFQNTELNTIINKKTSTIQEVYDKVIAEKFIFEKRLIVNELKKYGIHSVLTQPENLTLDAINKYLEIKARGIL, from the coding sequence ATGAAATTCATAAAAAGTCTATATCTCAATAACTTCTTTTTCTATTTGCTTTTGGGCATTATAGCCTTATTTGTCTGTGCTTTTATTTTTCCTAATATCTACAATGCCGTTTGGTTTGGAGTTTTAACGCTTATTACATTTTTAGGTCTCGATATTTTGCTTTTATATATCACAAAAAACGGATTTGAAGCAGAGAGAATTACACCTGAAAAATTATCAAACGGAGATTTAAATCCGATTACCCTCTATCTGAAAAATCAATATACATTTCCGGTTTCCATTAAAATTATTGACGAAATTCCGTTTCAGTTTCAGGTTCGCGATTTCAAGATTATAAAAAAATTAAAAGCGTCATCTCAAAAAGAAATCAGTTATGAACTTCGTCCTACAGAACGTGGCGAATACAATTTTGGATCTTTAAATATTTATGTTTCATCGCCGTTAAGACTAATTTCCAGAAGGTTCTCTTTTGACAAAAACAAAATGGTGCCTGCCTACCCTTCGTACATTCAATTAAGAAAATACGATTTACTGGCTTTTTCGAATAATTTATTCCAATACGGAATCAAGAAAATTCGTCGAATTGGCCATACAATGGAATTTGAACAAATTAAGGAATATGTTCAGGGTGATGATTTGCGCACTTTAAACTGGAAAGCGACTGCAAAGAAAAATGCTTTGATGGTCAACCAGTTTCAGGACGAAAAATCACAATCTGTTTATATGGCGATTGATAAAGGCCGTGTTATGCAAATGCCTTTTGACGGTTTAAGCTTACTGGATTACGCTATAAACTCGACTCTTGTTTTGTCGAATGTTATCTTGAAAAAACAAGATAAAGCCGGCCTTTTTTCTTTTTCTAAAAAAGTAGAAAACAGAGTTTTTGCCGAAAAAAGAGGCTCGCAGATGCAAAAAATCCTCGAAACCTTATACAATATCAAGACTGACTTTTTTGAAAGTGATTATAGCCGATTGTATGTAGATATTAAGAAAAATATCAATCAAAGAAGTTTGATTATTTTGTATACCAATTTTGAAACTATGGATGGCCTAAACAGACAATTACCTTATTTAAAAGGAATTGCAAGGAGTCATTTATTGGTTGTTGTTTTCTTTCAGAATACTGAATTAAATACGATCATAAACAAAAAAACAAGCACCATACAAGAAGTTTACGATAAAGTAATTGCAGAAAAATTCATTTTCGAAAAACGCCTTATTGTAAACGAACTTAAAAAATACGGAATACATTCGGTACTTACACAACCCGAAAATTTGACTCTCGACGCTATCAATAAATATTTAGAGATAAAAGCCAGAGGGATTTTGTAG
- a CDS encoding DUF4129 domain-containing protein, translated as MNRIFFILFFLLFCSTSHAQDSLTIEEPAKISSVKYTEKDIQIDTTTVEAKTFAKGFKKKYTDSDFVYETKPLEKTLWDSFKEWLASIFRRMFTFSNPEASLNFVALLMKIIAVLVIIVVIYLIVKALINKEGRWIFGKNSQKRTIIYSDAEKNIHLLDFQKLIKESIQSGQKRAAVRYYYLWLLKVMAQNRYIEWDIEKTNSDYLYELQSPVHKEEFTYLSYLYNYIWYGEFEIDESTFIKTENRFKTAIKTFSNE; from the coding sequence ATGAATAGAATTTTCTTTATTTTATTTTTTCTCCTTTTCTGCAGTACTTCTCATGCACAGGATTCTTTGACGATCGAAGAGCCAGCAAAAATCAGCTCTGTAAAATATACTGAAAAAGACATTCAAATTGACACCACTACTGTTGAAGCAAAAACTTTTGCTAAAGGTTTCAAAAAAAAATACACTGATTCTGATTTTGTTTACGAAACAAAGCCACTGGAAAAAACACTTTGGGATAGTTTTAAAGAATGGCTCGCCAGCATCTTTAGAAGAATGTTTACATTTAGTAACCCTGAAGCCTCTCTTAATTTTGTAGCACTATTAATGAAGATAATTGCCGTTTTGGTCATTATTGTCGTTATTTATCTCATTGTAAAAGCACTAATCAATAAAGAAGGCCGATGGATATTTGGAAAAAATTCTCAAAAAAGAACCATTATATATTCAGACGCAGAGAAAAACATTCATCTTTTAGATTTCCAAAAATTAATAAAAGAGAGCATTCAGTCCGGACAAAAAAGAGCTGCTGTCAGGTATTATTATTTATGGCTGCTCAAAGTCATGGCGCAAAATCGTTACATAGAATGGGATATCGAAAAAACCAATTCAGATTATTTGTACGAGCTTCAAAGTCCCGTTCATAAAGAAGAGTTTACCTATTTGTCTTATTTATACAATTATATTTGGTATGGTGAATTTGAAATTGATGAAAGTACTTTTATAAAAACCGAAAACCGATTTAAAACAGCCATAAAAACCTTTAGCAATGAATAA
- a CDS encoding DUF4350 domain-containing protein — protein MNKSIKIYVAILVFVLALILIADRDKPKPIDWRPTFSVQDKIPYGLFIFDKEINTLMKGSKIEKISTITPYEYLDSQYDEDSLVSAYKIKGTFINIAEQEDIDDESVKELFYFVSHGNNVFLSMRNFPQILMDSLKLEVQTNFKNLNSTSIWMANKKFSSKKYFFKQSLEDYFTKIDTSKTTVLGYQTSVKNEKHINFIKVPYKNGYFYLHTQPAAFTNYHLLKGNHYQYAENVLSYIPKGDIFWYIKGQNGESISNSPLRYIFSQPGLKWAYYFCIIAILIFIIFNIKRKQRIVPIIKPLPNLTVDFTKTIGNLYYQEGDHTNIIDKKIIYFLEKMRNEYLMDTTKLDDEFIKKLHYKTGKNITDIQELVFLINEHRKSYHGSLEEDLIRINNAIEKILH, from the coding sequence ATGAATAAATCCATCAAAATTTATGTGGCTATTCTGGTTTTTGTTTTAGCCTTAATTCTAATTGCAGACCGGGACAAACCTAAACCTATAGACTGGCGCCCGACTTTTTCTGTTCAGGACAAAATTCCTTATGGTCTGTTTATTTTTGATAAAGAGATCAATACTCTTATGAAAGGGTCTAAGATTGAAAAAATCTCGACCATAACACCATATGAATATTTAGATTCTCAATATGATGAAGATTCTCTGGTTTCTGCTTACAAAATAAAAGGAACTTTTATTAATATAGCAGAACAGGAAGATATTGATGATGAGTCTGTAAAAGAACTATTTTACTTTGTTTCGCATGGTAATAATGTTTTTTTGAGTATGAGAAATTTTCCTCAAATTTTAATGGATAGTTTAAAACTGGAAGTGCAAACTAATTTTAAAAATTTAAACAGTACTTCGATCTGGATGGCGAACAAAAAGTTCAGCTCAAAAAAATACTTTTTTAAGCAATCTTTAGAGGATTATTTCACCAAAATAGATACTTCAAAAACAACTGTTTTAGGCTATCAGACCTCTGTTAAAAATGAAAAACACATCAATTTTATAAAAGTTCCATACAAAAACGGTTACTTTTATTTGCACACTCAGCCTGCAGCCTTTACCAACTATCATTTATTAAAAGGGAATCATTATCAATATGCCGAAAATGTTTTGTCCTATATTCCAAAAGGAGATATTTTCTGGTACATAAAAGGGCAAAACGGTGAATCCATTTCCAACTCACCTTTGCGTTATATTTTTAGTCAGCCAGGATTAAAATGGGCCTACTATTTTTGCATTATTGCCATTCTGATTTTTATTATTTTTAATATTAAGCGCAAACAAAGAATAGTGCCAATCATTAAACCGTTACCTAATTTAACGGTCGATTTTACCAAAACAATTGGAAACTTATATTATCAGGAAGGAGATCACACCAACATTATCGATAAAAAGATTATTTATTTCTTAGAGAAAATGAGAAATGAGTATTTAATGGATACAACAAAACTTGATGATGAATTTATCAAAAAGCTCCATTATAAAACAGGTAAAAACATAACTGATATACAGGAACTCGTATTTTTAATTAATGAACACCGGAAAAGTTATCACGGAAGTCTTGAAGAAGATTTAATCCGAATTAATAATGCAATAGAAAAAATTTTACATTAG
- a CDS encoding AAA family ATPase, producing MDDFNTPATEITNENVNFETRINLTPLLDHINIIKKELETVIVGQHKMIDQLLVAILSNGHVLLEGVPGVAKTITAKLLSKTLNIGFSRIQFTPDLMPSDVLGTSIFNLKSSEFEFKKGPIFSNLILIDEINRAPAKTQAALFEVMEERQITIDGTTYQLDTPFLVLATQNPIEQEGTYRLPEAQLDRFLFKITIDYPKLDEEILIIQREHLLQNHGKLEAIKTVLSSAEIKEYQALVRQIRVEQNLLEYIARIVVNTRENAFLYLGASPRASIAILNAAKGFAAIRGRDFVTPEDIKEATIPVLQHRVIVAPEREMEGISSSEIIRQIIETVEIPR from the coding sequence ATGGACGATTTTAATACCCCAGCAACAGAAATCACAAATGAAAATGTGAATTTTGAAACCAGAATAAATCTAACGCCTTTATTGGATCACATCAATATCATTAAAAAAGAATTGGAAACTGTGATTGTTGGGCAGCATAAAATGATCGATCAGCTTTTGGTGGCCATTTTATCCAACGGACATGTTTTACTTGAAGGAGTTCCCGGAGTTGCCAAAACAATTACGGCAAAGTTACTTTCAAAAACGCTGAATATTGGCTTTAGCCGAATTCAGTTTACTCCGGATTTAATGCCTTCTGATGTTTTAGGAACTTCAATCTTTAATTTAAAGAGTTCTGAATTTGAATTCAAAAAAGGGCCTATTTTCTCTAATCTGATTTTAATTGATGAGATTAACCGTGCACCTGCCAAAACACAGGCCGCATTATTTGAGGTTATGGAAGAGCGTCAGATTACTATTGATGGCACAACTTATCAGCTTGATACTCCATTTTTAGTACTTGCTACTCAAAACCCAATCGAACAGGAAGGAACGTATCGTTTGCCAGAGGCGCAATTGGACCGTTTTTTATTCAAAATCACGATCGATTATCCAAAATTAGACGAAGAAATACTAATTATTCAAAGAGAACATTTGCTCCAGAATCATGGCAAATTGGAAGCTATTAAAACGGTACTTTCTTCGGCTGAAATAAAAGAATATCAGGCTTTAGTGAGACAAATTAGAGTAGAACAGAATCTACTGGAATATATTGCACGTATTGTTGTCAATACCCGAGAAAATGCCTTTTTGTATCTTGGTGCATCGCCTCGTGCTTCTATTGCCATATTGAATGCTGCTAAAGGTTTTGCCGCTATTCGTGGACGTGATTTTGTTACTCCCGAAGATATTAAAGAAGCTACGATTCCTGTTTTACAACATCGTGTTATTGTTGCTCCGGAAAGAGAGATGGAAGGAATTTCGAGTTCTGAAATTATCAGACAAATTATTGAAACGGTAGAAATACCAAGATAA
- a CDS encoding S41 family peptidase — protein sequence MKQTFVLLSLFFTITVLAQTPNTLSPSDKVYGLSKFWQEVNYNFVYLNKVDRTMWDNRYKELISIVQNTKNDYEYYLELQKFCALLKDGHTNVYFPDNIIQMTNMFGDYRLFVKNIEGKAIITRINLSKKEEVPVGSEIIEVNGKLVQKFIDENVAPYISSSTDYVLQDWSISSLLKGLDGDTFKIKIKKPNKKIIELTLTHKKTEEKEVFPPFEVDRQLLDFKWMNNETAYVSLNSFSNKKIDSLFTAKLPELYKAKSLIIDLRYNGGGSTSIGMAILQYLTNDTLLYGSKTKSRLHIPAFKAWGKSVTAKDTVNNLWKKKAYLSYRDNFFYDFDYEADTIKLKAKRIVVPTVILLGHNTASAAEDFLIYADTQKHMIKMGQNSFASTGQPFLFDLPGGGSARICTKKDTYPDGREFVGYGIKPDIEVIPTLSDYLKNRDATLEEAVKYLKKK from the coding sequence ATGAAACAAACTTTTGTATTATTATCACTTTTTTTTACAATTACTGTTTTGGCACAAACTCCAAATACATTATCCCCTAGTGATAAAGTTTACGGACTTTCAAAGTTCTGGCAAGAAGTAAATTACAATTTTGTCTATTTGAATAAAGTTGATCGGACGATGTGGGATAATAGATACAAAGAACTTATTTCTATTGTTCAGAATACAAAAAACGATTACGAGTATTACCTCGAACTTCAAAAGTTTTGTGCTTTATTAAAAGATGGACATACAAATGTTTATTTTCCCGATAACATTATACAAATGACCAATATGTTTGGGGACTATAGACTTTTTGTTAAAAATATTGAAGGAAAGGCAATAATAACGAGAATAAATTTGAGCAAAAAAGAAGAAGTTCCTGTTGGAAGCGAAATCATAGAAGTCAATGGAAAACTTGTTCAAAAATTTATTGATGAAAATGTTGCTCCTTACATTTCTTCTTCAACTGATTATGTTTTACAAGACTGGAGTATCTCAAGTTTGTTAAAAGGTTTGGACGGAGACACTTTTAAAATCAAAATAAAAAAGCCGAATAAAAAAATCATAGAACTGACTTTAACTCATAAAAAAACAGAAGAAAAAGAAGTTTTTCCGCCTTTTGAAGTAGACAGACAGCTTTTAGACTTTAAATGGATGAATAACGAAACTGCCTATGTTTCTTTAAATTCTTTCTCTAATAAAAAGATTGACAGCTTGTTTACAGCAAAACTTCCTGAATTGTATAAAGCAAAATCGTTAATCATTGATTTACGCTATAATGGCGGAGGAAGTACAAGCATTGGAATGGCAATATTGCAATATTTAACCAATGACACTCTTCTTTACGGATCAAAGACGAAAAGCAGATTGCACATTCCAGCCTTCAAAGCGTGGGGAAAATCTGTGACTGCAAAGGATACTGTAAATAACTTATGGAAGAAAAAAGCCTATTTATCTTACCGTGATAATTTCTTTTATGATTTTGATTATGAAGCCGACACCATAAAACTAAAGGCAAAAAGAATAGTTGTTCCCACTGTAATTTTGCTTGGTCACAATACAGCATCAGCGGCAGAAGATTTTCTAATTTATGCCGATACTCAAAAACATATGATTAAGATGGGGCAAAATTCATTTGCTAGTACAGGACAGCCTTTTCTATTTGATTTACCCGGAGGAGGATCGGCAAGAATTTGCACAAAAAAAGATACATATCCAGATGGAAGAGAATTTGTAGGTTATGGTATAAAACCAGATATAGAAGTTATTCCAACTTTAAGCGACTACTTAAAAAATAGAGATGCAACTCTCGAAGAAGCTGTAAAATATTTAAAAAAGAAATAA
- a CDS encoding stage II sporulation protein M, protein MREVAFIKQNKEKWLEFELAIFGKAKKNPDELANLYIQMMNDLSYAQTYYPKSKTVIYLNHLASQIYQKIYKTKRTEKNTVLEFFLTDVPLLVYEYRRYLMYSFILFAVTVSIGVVSAKYDPTFVRLILGNDYVNMTLENIKKGDPMAVYGSGSNWGSFIGITMNNLYVGAKCYFFGIFAGIGTFFIFLNNCIMLGSFQYFFFEQGVFWKSVRGIWIHGSMEIFAIVIETTAGFILGTSMLFPKTFSRLNSFKIGFKNSFKIFLSTFPFTISAGFLEGFITRYSIDMPNWLSSFIILFTLAIISFYYLVYPFIVHKKTQQL, encoded by the coding sequence ATGAGAGAAGTCGCCTTCATAAAACAGAATAAAGAAAAATGGCTGGAATTTGAGCTAGCTATTTTTGGCAAAGCTAAAAAAAATCCTGACGAGTTAGCTAATTTATACATTCAAATGATGAATGATTTGTCGTATGCACAAACGTATTATCCAAAAAGTAAAACAGTAATTTACTTAAACCACCTTGCATCTCAGATCTATCAGAAAATTTATAAAACCAAAAGAACTGAAAAAAACACCGTTCTGGAATTTTTCTTAACCGATGTTCCATTGCTTGTATATGAATACAGACGTTATTTAATGTATTCTTTTATTTTGTTTGCAGTAACGGTCTCAATAGGAGTGGTTTCAGCAAAATACGACCCTACTTTTGTTCGCTTAATCCTTGGTAATGATTATGTCAACATGACTTTAGAAAACATTAAAAAAGGAGACCCAATGGCCGTATATGGTTCAGGCAGTAACTGGGGAAGTTTTATTGGTATTACAATGAATAATCTTTATGTAGGTGCAAAATGTTACTTCTTTGGAATTTTTGCCGGAATTGGAACTTTTTTTATCTTCCTGAACAATTGCATCATGCTCGGCTCTTTTCAGTATTTCTTTTTTGAACAGGGTGTTTTCTGGAAAAGCGTGAGAGGTATCTGGATTCATGGTTCTATGGAAATATTTGCCATTGTAATCGAAACAACAGCAGGATTTATTTTGGGAACTTCTATGTTATTTCCAAAAACTTTTTCAAGACTAAATTCGTTTAAAATTGGTTTTAAGAACAGTTTCAAAATTTTCCTTAGTACATTTCCGTTTACAATAAGTGCCGGATTTCTGGAAGGTTTTATTACCCGTTACTCAATTGATATGCCTAATTGGTTAAGCAGCTTTATCATCTTATTTACATTGGCAATAATTTCATTTTATTATTTGGTATATCCGTTTATTGTACACAAAAAAACACAACAATTATAA